Sequence from the Nerophis lumbriciformis linkage group LG34, RoL_Nlum_v2.1, whole genome shotgun sequence genome:
aaatagttttgtcaatttgttctggccagaaacaaattggcctttgtaacatatatttgtctttgtgtgttgtatgtagaccacatggcttagcagagttgagtgatgcaaatgcatgtcaagttgatcaacagattgtattattctccagtgcaataacagtactgaaatgaaggctaaaagggcattaattggagctttaaaaaaaagaagaaaaaagaagtaactaaatagttacttttcacagtaacgcattactttttggtgtaagtaactgagttagtaactgagttacttttgaaatgaagtaactagtaactgtaactagttactgcttttcagtaactaacccaacactgcacatatatatgtgtatatatatatatatatatatatatatatatatatatatatatatatgtgtgtatatatatgtgtatatatatatatatatatatatatatgtgtatatatatatatatatatatatatatatatatatatatgtgtatatatatatatacatatatatatatatatatgtgtgcatatatatgtgtatatatatatatatatatatatatatacatatatatatatatacacatatatatgcacacatatatatatatatatatatatatatatatatatatatatatacatacatacacatatatatatatatatatatatacacatatatatatatatatatataaatatatatatatatatatatacacatatatatacacacatatatatatatatatatatatacacatatatatatacacacatacatatatatatatatatacacacatatatatatatatatatatatacacacatatatatatatatatatatatacacatatatatatacacacatacatatatatatatatatatatatatatatatatatatatatatatatatatatatatatatatatatatatatatactcacatacatatatatgcatacatacatacatatatatatatatatatatatatatatatatatatatatactcacatacatatatatgcatacatacatacatatatatatatatatatatatacgtgtttgttattttgtagtttcatacagtataggcgacatttataaaccctcggtttttaaatagattcaatcttgcacgtggaacgtttaagtgagggctttagttgcggcgcatggacttaatttctaagtaaaggtaagaccataataacgtttttttttaataaatgtgcttttttgtgtgctacagtttgtatgtgttaagttaaagttaagttaaagtaccaatgattgtcacacacacactaggtgtaatgaaatgtgtcttcggcatttgacccatccccttgatcaccccctgggaggtgaggggagcagtggcgccgcgcctgggaatcatttttggtgatttaacccccaattccaacccttgatgctgagtgccaagcagggaagaatgctggtatgagcttttaaacataacccgttaactgctgccaatcaaatggtgaataagatactctttagggttcatatgtttgtaaatctgactgtgatgaagtcagtgcctcaccagccatcaacctcaccgcacgtcactgacatatacatacacatacatacatacatacatatatatatatgcatacatatatatatatatatacatacgcaaacatacatatatacatacatgcatatatatatgcatacatatatatatatacatacatacatacatatatacatacatacatatatacatacatacatacatatatacatacatacatatatatatgcatacatatatacatacatatatatacatacacatacatatatacatacatatatataaacatacacatacatatatatatacatacacatacatatatatatatacacatacatatatatatacatacacatacatatatatacatacacatacatatatatatatatacatacagatacatacacacacatacatatatatatacatacatatatatacacacacatacacatgtacatacgtatatgtatatatacatacatacatatatatatatgtatgtatatatatatatgtatatatatatgtatgtatatatacatatatacatatatatatatatatgtatatatatatatatacatatatacatatatatatatatatatgtatatatatatgtatatatatatatgtatatatatgtatgtatgtatatgtatatatatttatatgtatgtatatgtatatatatatatatatatatatatgtatgtatatatatatatatatatatatacatacatacatatatatatatacatacatacatatatatatatacatatatatatatacatatatatatacatacatatatacatatacatacacatatacatatatacatatatatatacatatacatatatacatatatatacatatacatatatatacacatatatatacatatatatacatatacatatatatatatatatatatatatatatatatacacatatatatacatatacatatacatatatatacatatatatatatatatacatatatatacatatacatatatatacatatatatatatacatatatatatatatgtatgtatatatatatgtatgtatatatatatgtatgtatatatatacatatatatatacatatacatatatatatatacatacatatatatatacacatacatacatatatatatacacatatatatacatacatatatatatacatacatatacatatatatacatatatatacacatatatatacacacatatatatacatatatatacacatatatatatatatacacatatatatatatatatatatatatacatatatttacacatatatatatacatatatatacatacatatatatacacatatatatatacatatatctacatatatacatacatatatatatacatatatacatacatatatatatacatatatacatatgtatacatatatatatatatatatatacatacatatatatatgcatacatatatatacatacacatatatatatatgtatacatatatatatatatatatatatatatatatacatatatatatatatgcatacatatatatacatacacacatatatatatatatatatgcatacatatacatacacatacatacatatatatacctacatatacatacatatatatacatacacatacatatatatacctacacatatatacatatacctacatatatacatatatatatatacctacatatatacatatatatatatatacctacatatatacatatatatatatatatatacctacatatatacatatatatatatatatatatatacatatatatatatatatatacatatatatatatatatatacatatatatatatatatatatatatatatatacatacacacacacacacacatatatatacacatatacatacatatatacacacacacatatatatatatatacacagatatatatatatatatatatatatatatatatatatatatatacacacacatatataaatatatacatgcatatatacatacatatatatacacacacacatacatatatatatacttatacatatatatagttatgtgtgtatatatatacatacatacatacatacatatattatatatatatatatatatacacatatatatatacacccacacatatacatatatacacccacacatatatatacacacactcacacacatatgtatacatatatatacacacatatatatatatacacatatatatacacatacatatatatatacatttatatacacatacatatatatatatatacatacatatatatacacatacatacacatatatatatacatatatatatatatatatatatatatatgtatatatatatatatatatatgcatacatatatatacatacacatacatatatatacctacatatgtacatacatatatatacatacacatacatatatatatacctacatatatatatatatgtatatatatatacctacatatatacatatatatatacctacatacatacatacatatatatatacacatacatatatatatatacatatacatacacatacatatatatatacttacatatatatatacatatatatatatatacttacatatatatatacatatatatacacatacatatatatacatatatatacacatacatatatatacatatatatacacatacatatatatatatatatatacatatatatacacatacatatatatatatatatatatatatatatatatataatatacatacatacagacatatacacATGTGACACAGTTTCATTCAAACAGTTATTTTCTTCTCAATTTGCAACAAATTTTAAAATACATGGAGTTATAGGTCCTACTGGCCTTGTTGCAACACCTTTTTCTATCATAGCGTAGTCAGAATATACATTTGCCACAGAATATGGAGATAAATGCTTTTCATTTTTTCAATTGGAGCTCATTTTAGTAATTTGAAAAAACATGGACATTCACTGGACAGCCattacggcgtggcgaagttggtagagtggccgtgccagcaatcggaggattgctggttactggggttcaatccccaccttctaccatcctagtcacgtccgttgtgtccttgggcaagacacttcaccccttgctcctgatggctgctggttagcgccttgcatggcagctcccgccatcagtgtgtgaatgtgtgtgtgaatgtgtgtgtgaatgggtgaatgtggaaatactgtcaaagcgctttgagtaccctgaaggtagaaaagcgctatacaagtataacccatttatttatttatttacatgtcaACATATGTCCTAGCAGCCTTATTGCAACCTTTTGATTATTTTAGAATGGTGAAAATACACAGGTGCTAGTTTTAATGTATATAAACAAGCACCaacattatttttcttcttcttttgaaACAAAAATTTGGAGATACATGTTTTTCATTAGTTAGCGATTACATGCTCACCATTATCCTAGCGACATTATTGAAACAACTCTTTCAATGAAAGCTAAAAGAAAATTAACTGTCTTCCTGTTTTGCAGCAAAATATGGCGATAGTTATTCAAAAACAACCCAAAACACAGTCCTTACTGATAGGATGCAATTTTGGAGATACATGCTTCTAGTGTGAAAGCCATGGCATTGCTAATCTATTTTCTCAAAGCATTATGGCAACACATTTATGTACTCGAGTTTGGTAGAGACACGCAGGTGGAACATATCaccgtagtttttttttttttttttttttttttaaaaaggctttttCCGATTTGGAGATTCATGATTTTTATGCACTTGGAGGCCAGGATGCCAAAAAGTGTTATTTGGGTCCAACAAAATGTGGTTCTAGGTATGCATTTGTTGGGCCCAAAAAGGGCAGAATAAGTGTACAAAAGGGTAAGATCCCAATTAGCCAGGTCAGTCCTTTGTCCTCAGTGGTCATAACAAGATGTGAGATGTGTGCTTGTGTCGGACATAAACACAAAGCATGCTGATGCTGCTCTTGTCAGTGGAACAGACTGCGGCAGGAAGCATTACGACGCCACCGAGGAGTCGTAACGGTGATTAACAGCTGCCTCTAATTAAAGATCAATGAAGAGTCTTTCAAAGGTGATTTGTTACATAAATTACGATGCCCACTGTCCATTAATGGCATCCGTGTCGCTCTAACAGAATGGGCTGCTCGCCATGTTTGGGAACCAGAGCCAGCCAAACGCCGACTATACATCACGGACAGCCCGTGACACCGTTCAATGGTTGGGCTTTTATTTAAAATGTCACTCATCCGTCAACAGGTCAGCCAGATGTGCCTGACAATGTATGGCTTTACTTGTGATGCGTGTCTTTCTGACATCGAAGATGAGATTATTGCATTTAAACTACAGAGTGCATTTctaacacttcctgtttgccaACTGACAGCATCACATTAAGGATTAATTATTTGAGTTAAGGAGCGGCCTACGTCGTCTACAGAGCGCAACAAAATTACAAATACTGAATGTTACTTTCATATAAGTGTTATTTTCAACTGGCCAGCCTCAGAGAGACTTCCCAGTTGCATGCTCAAAATGTAACTATGAAAACCCTCAGTCGAAGACAGCACTAATTGGCTTCATTAGAGTGACTGAAACATTCCTAAAATCTCGTTAGCGTGCTGCAGCCAACACTTTGTACACCCCAAGTAACGACTGTCCTGCTTTGTGAAACTACCTTTGTAAAAGCAACTAGTATTTGTGGCCAGTAGGGGCACAATGATTTGTCAAAATTGATTGCTGACAAATTAGTTGATAATCTGGGATAACTACCTACTTTCTAAAAGGGGTATGCAATTATCACAGGTGCCCCCCTCCTACAGGTCTACAGTTGACTGAGCACAGCAAATAAAGTTCAAGGCTAATTTATACAATTTAGTCTTCTACCCGAACAGACAGCACGTTTAAACTTTAAAGTAACTTTGCAGTTAAATTCTAAGATGTCACCAATCCTTGATCAATTAGTTGGCTATTGAACTCTCAAAATGCAATGGTGATAAGCACTGTGTGCGCAGCAAAAAGTGACCTAAGTGATTGTGTCAGCCAGCCAATTTTAGGTTGCAGATTCACACTtaagaccatccatccattttctactgcttaatccctttggggtcgctggacatTTTCTTTTAAAAGTTTTACAGCTTGAGCTAACCTGAATATTTAAGTTTGATACAAAACTATACAGAGGCAATAGGGTATTATCACAACTGGCCATATCCACATTTTGCACCACTGGTTGACTGGCAGCAAGAGGCAGAGAAAAATGGCTGTGGCCACACAGGTAAAACCAGATGGGCATTTCACCCTAAACAGGACACAAATTGCGAGGCAGACagcttttaaatgataaatgcgttgtacttgtatagcgcttttctaccttcaaggtactgaaagcgctttgacactacttccacatttacccattcacacactgatggagggagctgccatgcaaggcgctaaccagcacccatcaggagcaagggtgaagtgtcttgctcaggacacaaggttggtactaggtggggattgaaccagggaccctcgggtcgcgcacggccacactTCCACGCCGTCCCTTTTCAGGGTAGTTGTTCTGAGCCGCTAGCTAAACCAACTGTTCAGCATTCTACGCATCCCGAAAATGCTCAGGAAGTGGGATGCTTTGCCATTTTTCACAAATTGCTAGTTTGGCTGATTTAACATTTTAAAGTGTAGTTGTCAAAGTTTAATAAGCAGTTTCAGTATGAATATTAAACACATTCCTGAATTGCTGCATTTAAAAGCCTATGGTTAAATTAAAGCCACTCCATGCTTAATAGTTAGCAGTTGACAAAGTCATAAGTTGCATTCAAGAGGTCATTTTGAAAACCTAACAAAGCAGTCAAGGCAAGAAAATGTGTTCGGATTGTTTTATTTCAAAAGACTAGAGACTTAGTGTCCAACCtgcaacacacaaaaaaaaaaaaaacagaactttGTCAAGTTGAATTTGTAGCAAATAATGAATGCTTGAAAGACTTACTTTTTTAGTGTGCCAAGGTACTTTCTGATAAACAGGACTTTGATGGTAGTAAGGATTGTAGTGAACATTCCTAGAGCTTGGTTCGTGTCCACTTGAAGCATGATGGAATTGTCCCGGGTGCATCAGGTTTTGAGGTGCTCCAGCACTGTAAGGAAAGTCTTGGGGCTCATCTTCATGCTTCTCGTAGCGGACGTCCTGGTTGTAGTTCCTGCCTCGCTCAAAGCTGGTGCTGAAGTGGGAAATGGTGCCTACAGGATACTGGCCAGTCAAGAAACTGTGATCAAAAGGGTAGGGGACATAGCCATAGCTAAAAGGCGGTTGTGGCATGCTGGTAAAGCTTGGGCCACTTTGAGGTGCTGCATCATAAGGAAAGGGTCCAGGAGGTGACAGTGAGCCTTGACTTTCGGTCTCGGTCTCATCATCACCGTGCTCAAAGGTACTCTCCATGCGGAACAGCTCACCCGGCTGATATTGGGAGTAGACAGGGGGAGGGTAAGGAACTGGATAAAGTGAAGACTGGGGTTGTCCAAATGAAGAACCAGAGACCACAGGTGTGTTTACTACAGAGCCTGCAGGGTTAGGTCTGCCATCTGAGGGGCTTTGGCCAGCAGTGTGATGGGAGAAACTTGGGGGTGCAGGACCATCTGGAAAAAAGTCTGGTAATTGATCACCTagaattgggggggggggggggggggggaaacaaaaGAACCAGTTACACCTGGGACAAAcaagcaaaaaagaaaaaaaagaaaaaaagaaaaaaagtgaagTTACCAGCGGGCAGAAGTGGTAGACGTGCTTGCTCAACCGGGCTCTGATATGAACTTCTGGGCCTTGCCCCAGAGACAGAAAGCTCTGGCGTGAATCCAGGCTTTGAAGCTCTGCTGCGTGATAATGGCCCGGGACCTAGACAGGAAAATGATATTCAGTAAGTGCATAAATTAGACAATACTGCAGTTTTGATAAGttgcatttttaaataattttacttGCACCCATTTTTCATTTACATGATTTTTATTGTGATGCATCTTACTGCTCCGCTTATAGTTTAGGTAGACAATTTTGGAACTGTCCAAGAACATGAAATAACTTGGGCTAATTTTGGTACATTTACAGCAGTGTTAATGTACATTGTCCAattaaaccaacaaaaaaaacttcTCAACCATAATTGGTAATACCAACTATGCAAAAGTATTCACACTTGACCAGGGGGTGCATTTTTTTACTCCCTATTAAGCAACAAATTAGCACACCTGCACTTTTCCATCTGCCTAATGCACTTCACAATAGTCACTATTCCTGTTCTGTACAAGGCTGAGATCATGTAGCAGCCTACTTTCATTTACAAGTCTCCATCGGATTGTTAAATCTGATTGTGCATTTATTTACAGTTTGTGATGTCTGTTGCTGTACAACTTTAGTGTACTTAGTTCCATCTTCAAGACTTCACCAACCTGCCAGGAACTGCAGATGGACATTAGTGTTCTGCTACAAATCTATTTACATGTTTTAATGTCAACTAAGTGCATTGTCTCATGTGAGGAGACAAATACTACTTGATCATTTTTGTGTCACCAACTACTGTTACTCATCTTCAacttagaaacaaaaaaaaaaagaaaaagagttggctcATAGTAGTGAAATGACGTTGGCACTTACCTTGCATCACCGGGTGGCAGTAGGCAGCACCAGCTAGCAGAAGAAGGAGCAAAGTCCTGCTTGGAGAACACAAACATGAGCAAAGTGCAACAAGAACCATGAGGTGCAAGTACTTACCCTGAGGCGACCCAAACAGCCATGATGAGAGCAGAGGAGCACGTTGTGACCCACAGTGACCGtggaatgtttaaaaatgctgaaAGTGACCTGTCTTGACCAATCAGGAAGCGGCGACTTAACGATGCACAGCTGCAGGACATCAGGTAGAACCTTCCTCCAATCAAGGAGTTCCACCTGcaccgcctttttttttttttttgcttatgaTAGTCACACATGACTATAAAGCGATTCTACCGCATGAGGCCACAGCTGCTCGCTGACCATCAGAACATTTGCCTAATTAGCGTCACCCTCGTTTGGGGCGCCAATCACAGCAAGTAATGACACCTGTCAATCAAAGTGCTTGACCACACTGGGCGTCGCTTCCAGCCGCCTCCTGCTGTCATTGAGTTTGTCCTTCCTGGCTTGTTCGCTGCAGTAAAGGTGGAATCTTCATACTGCACTCCCCTATTTTAAGTTTTATTGTCTATTTGTGTTAACATTTATTTGTGGTATTGTGCCTCTCACAGCCAAGCTTCTATGACTTGCTGGCCATTTTATTAGGTAACAAAATCCAGTACATTCTGCCTTAATAAACATCTTAATATTCACTTTTTATTGTAGATTATTGTAGAAAAGAAATGTCTGTATCATAGGACAATGTAGTAGTTTTACTCAATGATACttaatacttaatttacattcaATAAGAATCAACTAAAAGTGTCCTTTTTTGTCTTATACTTAAAAGGCAAATGCAATTATTTTAAAcgtattatttattaaaaaatgaaTTCAAATTATTGACTTTACTCCTTTTACTTTGTGTCTCAGTTACAATAGTTCtgtctaggtcaggggtgtcaaagtcaaggcccgtgggccggatctggcccaagaatgaattatctatggcccctgggataatatttgattagtattagaaccggcccgcaggccacagccacctgctgctgttttgcacgcaccaatactcaatcagtgttggtgctaggaattttcaaactgGGGTTGCAGggacccacttttttgtaactgttttgaaaacaaatgataaatgtatgaattattctgatatctcacattctatattgtgttttggaaaaaggttgtcataaacgttacttaattaaaaaaaataaaataatacaacacattttatacttatgtaaatgtattcagttataaacattcattcactttcttctatccttcacggatttaaaCTTTgacgctgccggtatttttttctatatttttattgtaatattttcagaatgtgtgtgttctattgttgcccaaagtaagacaaaagaaaacaatctgaagttgtctttactttttagttttaatgccatgattttaataatcCGGCccccgtgtgcacagattttcctccatgcggcccctgagctaaaatgagtttgacacccctggtctaggtctTTGTTGAGTATTAAGGCTACAAAATCCGCAAGGTGTCCCCTGTGGTGTGATGGCACACGCATCTGCTGTGTGTTCAAGGGGGCACGTGTTCAATTCCAGGCCATGGCAGTACCAGGAAGGTCGTACAGTATATTAAAACTATTCATGTGGTTGATTTGATCTGGGGGTCATGGCAGGAAAGTGGGGAGTTAAATgtttcttaaattttttttatttaattaatcacattaaaaaagaaaaaaaaaggtcctGTTGAAATGTGCAGGATAAAAGTGTGGTATTTTGGTTTTACTATTCTTGATAAATAAAATTATGTTGTAAAGACTAGGGCTGTTTTTGGCTAAGGACTAGAATCAACAAATCTGATTGGTTAAGTGCAAAAAGTTTTTTCTATGTTAACATGTATGCTAGATGCTAGCAAAAGCACAGTTAACAGAAATCCACACAATCAAAAAGATCTAA
This genomic interval carries:
- the LOC133576470 gene encoding uncharacterized protein, giving the protein MAVWVASGTLLLLLLAGAAYCHPVMQGPGPLSRSRASKPGFTPELSVSGARPRSSYQSPVEQARLPLLPAGDQLPDFFPDGPAPPSFSHHTAGQSPSDGRPNPAGSVVNTPVVSGSSFGQPQSSLYPVPYPPPVYSQYQPGELFRMESTFEHGDDETETESQGSLSPPGPFPYDAAPQSGPSFTSMPQPPFSYGYVPYPFDHSFLTGQYPVGTISHFSTSFERGRNYNQDVRYEKHEDEPQDFPYSAGAPQNLMHPGQFHHASSGHEPSSRNVHYNPYYHQSPVYQKVPWHTKKVGH